In the Candidatus Cloacimonadota bacterium genome, one interval contains:
- a CDS encoding glycosyltransferase: MTTCIISNSHPTNDVRLFYKLGQSLSKLGDAYVISTNGMVKSSSSPYQVVVDAPSPLKALPLLYKEAIKYQPDLLICVEPLTIIVGIFLKRKLGCRVVFDAHEFFADAHAERFKFPLRPLVKMLYLSILRFLAAKTDSVWAVNREILNQLFPRNANAANLLVLPNYPMANVWDYQCDVPGSLSQLCEMRFDLIYIGGLTRDRGIFKILKCASLLKAEFPRIKILIMGKFHDPGIESLFNDSVNTYNLNAIIYYQEWIPAEKIGLLLKRSRFGLWLFNPKVKRMSLATPLKVLEYLAAGLPVISIKTPLMKSLIEHNKLGVLCSYRSRDIAASIAQMLRTPSEEYKAMSKRCIDISESRFNWESLEPALFDLLSRIE; this comes from the coding sequence ATGACTACTTGCATAATTTCAAACTCACATCCCACGAACGATGTTCGGCTTTTTTACAAGCTGGGGCAAAGCCTTAGCAAGCTTGGAGATGCGTATGTAATCTCCACAAACGGGATGGTAAAAAGCAGCAGTAGTCCCTATCAGGTAGTTGTAGATGCCCCTTCTCCGCTTAAAGCCTTGCCTTTGCTATATAAAGAAGCAATTAAATATCAGCCGGATTTGCTTATATGTGTAGAACCTCTTACCATAATTGTGGGTATATTCTTAAAGCGTAAGCTTGGTTGTCGAGTTGTATTTGATGCTCATGAGTTTTTTGCAGATGCTCATGCCGAGCGCTTCAAATTTCCCTTGCGCCCTTTAGTTAAAATGCTTTATTTAAGTATTCTTCGCTTCTTAGCCGCAAAAACAGATTCGGTTTGGGCAGTAAATCGTGAGATTCTCAACCAACTATTTCCCAGAAATGCGAATGCCGCAAATCTTTTAGTGCTACCCAATTACCCCATGGCAAATGTGTGGGATTATCAATGCGACGTTCCCGGCTCACTTAGTCAACTTTGCGAAATGCGGTTCGATCTCATCTATATCGGTGGCCTAACAAGAGATAGAGGCATCTTTAAGATACTTAAATGCGCAAGCTTGCTAAAGGCAGAATTTCCTCGTATTAAGATACTTATAATGGGAAAATTTCACGATCCCGGAATAGAAAGTCTTTTTAACGATAGTGTTAATACATACAATCTGAATGCCATAATTTACTATCAAGAATGGATTCCTGCCGAAAAGATTGGATTGTTGTTGAAACGATCCCGATTTGGGCTCTGGCTATTTAATCCTAAAGTTAAAAGAATGAGTTTGGCTACTCCTCTAAAAGTACTGGAGTACTTAGCTGCCGGCCTACCGGTAATAAGCATTAAAACGCCATTGATGAAGAGCCTGATAGAGCATAATAAACTTGGCGTTCTTTGCAGTTATCGTTCCCGTGATATAGCTGCATCAATTGCTCAAATGCTTAGAACCCCGTCGGAAGAGTATAAGGCTATGAGCAAACGTTGTATTGATATTTCGGAATCACGTTTTAACTGGGAATCTTTGGAGCCTGCCTTATTTGATTTACTCAGCAGAATAGAATGA
- a CDS encoding glycosyltransferase: MNILYISYFFPPLGGPAAIRNTKTVKYLSKAGAKVHVITVEDIEYAYRDPKLGEEVQAYALQRVPSLDPMALLRKIFGNKHSKSQFVYKRSPERLKLLIRRLYPIDEKIGWLPGLLKAGRNLLANQTFDFIFVSCGPFSSAVAAYKLAEEFKIKLVVDYRDYWTLLSDYDLMGNALKRWHSHRWERRIIKRADLLVCATKGIRDSLAESFDPTILNRSLILYNGHDEEDFKNITHKRPSGEFFSLAYFGNIYARRSLKYLYAAILELEREHLIPQKLRVLLYGNFNREVHDEVAHSGIEERIIIMPQLTHRKALSAMQEADALVLAINGSSPKGTLTSKIFEYLRLGKSILALVPPSGEAAELLKECGISSVCAMESISQIKNCLSCLFDNFGTEPGVSPALYKYERSSQVLALYQKLTLLVENNSNTKE, translated from the coding sequence ATGAATATTCTATATATAAGCTATTTCTTCCCACCCTTGGGAGGTCCCGCAGCCATACGCAATACCAAGACAGTTAAATACCTTAGCAAAGCGGGCGCCAAAGTCCACGTTATTACAGTAGAAGATATAGAGTATGCCTATCGAGATCCTAAGCTCGGTGAAGAAGTTCAAGCTTACGCTCTGCAGCGAGTGCCATCACTGGATCCAATGGCACTCTTAAGAAAGATTTTTGGCAACAAGCACTCAAAATCTCAATTTGTGTACAAACGCAGTCCCGAACGGCTTAAACTACTTATCCGCAGACTATATCCAATCGATGAAAAGATCGGTTGGTTGCCTGGATTACTCAAAGCCGGCAGGAACCTATTGGCAAATCAAACATTTGATTTTATTTTTGTTTCTTGCGGACCCTTTTCGTCTGCCGTGGCAGCATACAAACTAGCTGAGGAATTCAAGATCAAGCTGGTGGTGGACTACCGGGATTACTGGACACTGCTCTCAGATTATGACCTAATGGGCAATGCTTTAAAACGGTGGCATTCGCACCGCTGGGAAAGGCGCATCATAAAGCGGGCTGACTTACTGGTCTGCGCCACTAAAGGCATCCGTGACTCTTTGGCAGAATCCTTTGATCCCACAATCCTTAACCGCAGCTTAATCCTTTATAACGGACACGATGAAGAAGATTTTAAGAATATTACCCATAAACGTCCCTCCGGAGAATTCTTCAGCCTTGCCTATTTTGGAAACATCTATGCCCGCCGCAGCTTGAAATATTTGTATGCTGCCATCTTAGAACTGGAGCGGGAGCACCTAATCCCTCAAAAATTGCGAGTACTTCTCTATGGCAATTTCAACCGGGAAGTACATGATGAGGTTGCTCACAGCGGCATTGAAGAACGCATTATTATAATGCCTCAACTTACTCACCGCAAAGCCCTTAGCGCAATGCAAGAAGCAGATGCACTGGTTCTGGCGATAAATGGCAGTAGCCCCAAAGGTACATTAACCTCAAAGATTTTTGAGTATCTCAGATTGGGAAAATCTATTTTAGCTTTGGTTCCCCCCTCAGGAGAAGCTGCCGAATTGCTGAAAGAGTGCGGCATTTCTTCTGTATGCGCTATGGAATCTATCTCTCAGATAAAGAACTGCTTAAGCTGCTTATTTGACAATTTTGGTACAGAACCCGGAGTCTCACCTGCGCTTTACAAATACGAACGAAGCTCTCAAGTTTTGGCTTTATACCAAAAACTGACTCTTCTTGTAGAGAACAACTCTAACACAAAAGAATAG